Proteins from one Lacrimispora sphenoides genomic window:
- a CDS encoding glycoside hydrolase family 88 protein → MAQTLEQIKTYPGMEEGMVQKALDDAVKIVKENLSVFTDKFQSSNSFDGFYEATENVEWTTGFWTGVIWLAYEHTGDEAFRKAAEVQVESFLDRIENKIDVNHHDMGFLFSLSCVAAYKLTGNEHAKKAALLAADHLAERYRDKGRFLQAWGNPGEPKEYRLIIDCLLNLPLLYWATEVTGDPSYEEKAENHIRTAMKCILRPDHSTYHTHFFDVETGEPTYGVTHQGNRNGSAWARGQAWGIYGIALSYRYLKNTEYMDLFCSVTDYFIEHLPDDLVPYWDFDFDTGSTEPRDSSASAIAVCGILEMAKYLDEDKAMVYLDAADRMLRALADQCANKDYKKSNGLLLHGTYARDSKENTCTNRGVDECNTWGDYFYMEALTRLSKDWELYW, encoded by the coding sequence ATGGCACAGACATTGGAACAAATAAAAACCTATCCTGGAATGGAAGAGGGTATGGTTCAAAAAGCTCTTGATGATGCTGTAAAGATCGTCAAAGAAAATCTATCGGTATTTACGGATAAATTCCAATCTTCCAACAGCTTTGACGGATTTTATGAAGCAACAGAAAATGTAGAATGGACAACAGGATTCTGGACAGGAGTGATCTGGTTAGCTTATGAGCATACCGGCGATGAAGCGTTTCGGAAAGCGGCAGAAGTGCAGGTGGAAAGCTTTCTTGACAGAATTGAAAATAAAATTGATGTAAACCATCATGATATGGGATTTTTATTCAGCTTATCCTGTGTGGCAGCCTATAAGCTGACCGGCAATGAACACGCAAAAAAGGCTGCTTTATTGGCAGCGGACCATCTGGCGGAACGTTACCGGGATAAAGGAAGGTTTCTTCAGGCCTGGGGTAATCCAGGAGAACCGAAGGAATACAGGCTAATCATTGACTGTCTGTTAAACCTTCCCCTGCTTTACTGGGCAACAGAAGTAACGGGAGATCCTTCTTATGAAGAAAAAGCGGAAAATCATATAAGAACTGCAATGAAATGCATTCTTCGTCCGGATCATTCCACTTACCACACTCATTTCTTTGATGTGGAGACCGGGGAGCCGACCTATGGCGTGACCCATCAGGGAAACCGCAATGGCTCCGCATGGGCCAGAGGCCAGGCTTGGGGCATATACGGAATCGCCTTAAGCTACCGGTATTTAAAAAATACAGAATACATGGATCTGTTTTGCAGCGTAACGGATTATTTTATCGAACACCTGCCGGATGATCTTGTTCCTTACTGGGATTTTGACTTTGACACAGGAAGCACGGAGCCAAGAGATTCTTCCGCTTCTGCCATTGCTGTCTGCGGAATCCTGGAAATGGCAAAATATTTGGATGAAGATAAAGCCATGGTATATTTAGATGCGGCTGATCGTATGCTTAGGGCGTTGGCAGATCAGTGCGCCAATAAGGATTACAAAAAGTCCAACGGACTGCTGCTTCATGGCACCTACGCCAGGGATTCTAAGGAAAATACCTGTACGAACCGGGGCGTGGACGAGTGCAATACCTGGGGTGACTATTTTTACATGGAGGCTCTTACCAGGCTTTCAAAGGACTGGGAGCTGTACTGGTAA
- a CDS encoding response regulator, which produces MKILIVDDERMICEWLQFCIQSYPGCELAGCAHNGEQALSIFKENEADIVFTDIKMPLMGGLELLKEIKKLNPRTIVILLTAFADFDLVREAIRQGGDDYLLKTEMNQQSFQEMLSKLELQIKRTGTKEVRGETESTGQQHSIISDILRKDGPLEEDDIRQLRECNIRWRDGGLFSIAVWKQDLMKDFVLPQNTCVHHVASFEYDRYTYVIIGNLARDLTELKKNQILYEYASAIVLNNGCMAGVSTITERLSSVPDVIVQAVYGLGLGYYEGKIKVWQAQGNGSEIRKKELKWESVFRKKRRELYDVQSDKFYGRTEETMEEARKDTGVPISGFTAFCCDAMEMAYMRFAEEDAQLMHHMLLEEKSRVYSTTDYAEARCRVLEFIRNVLAYQDVDERRLSKGVAAAVDYVRKHYSEAISLEMLSQKVHLNPEYLSRIFKEEVGCTYSAFVSEIRLKKAAYLLSHTTERVQKIGESVGYPNVSYFSTTFKKRYGVNPYEYRRGE; this is translated from the coding sequence ATGAAAATACTGATTGTTGATGATGAAAGAATGATTTGTGAATGGCTGCAGTTTTGTATTCAGAGCTATCCGGGCTGTGAGCTGGCAGGCTGTGCGCATAACGGAGAGCAGGCTCTGTCAATTTTTAAAGAGAATGAGGCTGATATCGTATTTACAGATATAAAAATGCCTCTCATGGGAGGTTTAGAGCTTTTAAAGGAGATTAAAAAGCTGAATCCCAGAACGATCGTCATATTGCTGACTGCTTTTGCAGATTTTGATTTGGTTCGGGAAGCCATTCGCCAGGGGGGTGACGATTATCTGCTGAAAACAGAGATGAATCAACAGTCCTTTCAGGAGATGCTTTCTAAGCTGGAACTGCAAATAAAAAGAACAGGTACGAAAGAAGTTCGCGGAGAAACGGAGAGTACAGGACAACAGCACTCCATAATCAGTGACATTTTAAGAAAAGACGGCCCATTGGAAGAGGATGATATCAGGCAGCTGAGAGAGTGTAATATCAGATGGAGGGATGGAGGACTGTTTTCCATTGCTGTCTGGAAACAGGATTTAATGAAAGATTTTGTCCTGCCTCAGAACACCTGTGTCCATCATGTGGCCAGCTTTGAGTATGACAGATATACCTATGTGATTATTGGTAATCTGGCAAGGGATTTAACAGAACTTAAGAAGAATCAGATTTTGTATGAGTACGCATCTGCAATTGTATTAAATAACGGCTGCATGGCAGGAGTCAGTACCATAACGGAACGCTTAAGCAGTGTGCCCGATGTCATTGTTCAGGCGGTTTATGGTCTTGGTCTGGGATATTATGAAGGAAAAATAAAGGTTTGGCAGGCTCAGGGCAATGGAAGTGAAATCAGAAAAAAGGAATTAAAGTGGGAGTCTGTTTTCCGGAAGAAAAGACGGGAATTATATGATGTGCAAAGTGACAAATTTTATGGAAGAACGGAAGAAACCATGGAAGAAGCCAGGAAAGATACAGGGGTTCCTATCAGTGGTTTCACTGCCTTTTGCTGCGATGCAATGGAAATGGCATATATGCGGTTTGCAGAAGAGGATGCACAGCTGATGCACCATATGCTTTTAGAAGAAAAAAGCCGGGTCTATAGTACCACAGACTATGCAGAAGCCAGGTGCAGGGTTTTGGAGTTTATCAGAAATGTGTTGGCATATCAGGATGTAGATGAAAGACGATTGTCCAAAGGAGTAGCCGCAGCCGTTGATTATGTAAGAAAGCATTACAGCGAAGCCATCAGCCTGGAAATGCTTTCCCAGAAGGTCCATTTAAACCCTGAGTATTTATCCAGAATCTTTAAGGAAGAGGTGGGCTGTACCTATAGTGCCTTTGTCTCTGAGATAAGGCTTAAGAAAGCTGCTTATTTGCTGTCCCACACAACGGAACGTGTTCAGAAAATCGGGGAATCGGTAGGATATCCTAATGTAAGTTATTTTTCCACAACCTTTAAAAAACGTTATGGGGTCAATCCCTATGAATACCGAAGAGGGGAGTAA
- a CDS encoding sulfatase-like hydrolase/transferase, whose protein sequence is MSKNKPNIIFILSDDQGAWAMGCAGNKEILTPNLDRLAAEGVRFDNFFCASPVCSPARASLLTGRIPSQHGVHDWLRDDNKEQEDIEYLAGQTAYTDVLAREGYVCGLSGKWHVGRSSVSQKSFTHWFAHKSGGGPYYNTPFYKEGQLIYESGYVTDVITDDAISFIKEYAGKQSFYLHVGYTAPHSPWVNNHPKEYTKIYEDCSFLSCPMEEKHPDHIYLTEEVMKDLKANQIGYYAAVTAMDQNIGRILDELERLGIREETLILFSSDNGFSCGHHGFWGKGNGTFPINMYESSVKVPFIASKPGSIPQGKVNTSLVSAYDLMPTLLEYVGAEDSFTDHLPGRSFLPAMMGQPFVQSESIVVLDEYGPNRMIRGTRYKFIKRYPYGPNELYDLEKDPGEKNNLLISEDGEAAKIKNELNYELEQWFLKYVNPEIDGAKEAVYGSGQINLAGVWSKGKESHSCDEYIKEKLQKTHCKDEKGME, encoded by the coding sequence ATGAGTAAAAATAAACCTAATATCATTTTTATATTATCGGATGATCAGGGTGCCTGGGCTATGGGCTGTGCCGGGAATAAAGAGATACTTACGCCCAACTTGGACAGGCTGGCAGCAGAGGGTGTCCGCTTTGACAACTTCTTCTGTGCTTCCCCTGTTTGTTCCCCAGCAAGGGCTTCTCTTTTAACCGGAAGAATTCCGTCACAGCATGGGGTGCATGACTGGCTTCGCGATGATAATAAAGAACAGGAGGATATAGAATATCTGGCGGGTCAGACCGCTTATACCGATGTGTTGGCTCGGGAAGGTTATGTATGTGGTCTGTCCGGTAAATGGCACGTTGGCAGGAGTTCTGTTTCTCAAAAGAGTTTTACACACTGGTTTGCGCACAAATCTGGCGGAGGCCCGTATTATAATACTCCTTTTTATAAAGAAGGACAACTAATCTATGAATCCGGTTATGTTACTGATGTAATAACCGATGATGCCATATCTTTTATCAAAGAATATGCAGGCAAGCAATCTTTTTATCTTCATGTGGGCTATACGGCACCTCATTCCCCATGGGTTAACAACCATCCAAAAGAATACACAAAAATTTACGAAGACTGTTCCTTCTTGTCATGCCCTATGGAGGAAAAGCATCCGGATCATATTTATTTAACAGAAGAGGTAATGAAGGATTTAAAGGCTAATCAGATAGGATATTATGCGGCAGTCACTGCAATGGATCAGAATATCGGCCGTATTCTTGATGAGCTTGAACGTCTGGGTATCAGGGAAGAGACGCTGATACTGTTTTCCAGTGATAATGGATTCAGCTGCGGACATCATGGTTTCTGGGGAAAAGGCAATGGTACTTTTCCGATCAATATGTATGAATCCTCAGTTAAGGTTCCTTTTATTGCCAGCAAGCCGGGCAGCATTCCTCAGGGAAAGGTAAACACTTCTCTTGTTTCTGCTTATGATTTAATGCCTACTCTGCTGGAATATGTCGGAGCAGAGGACAGCTTCACAGATCATCTTCCAGGCAGAAGCTTTCTTCCGGCTATGATGGGACAGCCGTTTGTTCAGTCAGAATCCATTGTTGTATTGGATGAATACGGGCCGAACCGAATGATACGGGGAACCAGATATAAGTTTATCAAACGTTACCCTTACGGACCCAATGAACTTTATGATTTAGAGAAAGACCCGGGAGAGAAGAACAATCTTCTTATATCTGAAGACGGGGAAGCTGCAAAAATAAAAAATGAACTGAATTATGAACTAGAGCAGTGGTTTTTAAAATATGTAAATCCGGAGATTGATGGTGCAAAAGAAGCTGTATACGGTTCCGGGCAGATCAATCTGGCGGGAGTTTGGAGTAAGGGGAAAGAGTCTCATAGCTGTGATGAATATATTAAAGAAAAACTGCAGAAAACCCATTGTAAAGACGAAAAAGGAATGGAATAA
- a CDS encoding carbohydrate ABC transporter permease, whose translation MRTKSKYFNIFLYLGLIALSLFMLVPFYWMVISSLKLNKDVFSIPMTWWPDTLHWENYKIIWKKLPLVTFFFNTAKLTVITTVIQLFTSCFAAYGFTKTRFKGRDLIFLMYVTTIAVPWQVYMVPQFILVSKLGLNNTHLGLILMQAFSAFGVFLIRQFYISIPDELCEAARIDGLNEYGIFAKIVFPLGKPAMATLTIFTFTNVWNDFMGPLIYLKTKELKTIQLGIRMFISQFGADYAWIMAASVCSLIPVIIVFLSCQKFFVEGVAASGIKG comes from the coding sequence ATGAGAACAAAATCAAAGTATTTCAACATATTTCTGTATCTGGGATTGATTGCTTTATCCCTTTTTATGCTGGTACCCTTTTATTGGATGGTGATTTCTTCTTTAAAGCTTAATAAAGACGTATTTTCCATACCTATGACGTGGTGGCCGGATACGTTGCATTGGGAGAACTACAAAATCATCTGGAAGAAGCTGCCACTTGTGACCTTCTTTTTCAATACCGCCAAGCTGACGGTCATTACGACCGTGATCCAGCTGTTCACCAGCTGCTTTGCTGCTTACGGTTTTACGAAGACACGTTTTAAAGGCAGAGATTTAATATTCCTTATGTATGTTACGACCATAGCCGTTCCATGGCAGGTTTACATGGTCCCCCAGTTTATTCTGGTTTCCAAGCTTGGACTTAACAATACACACTTAGGATTAATCCTGATGCAGGCCTTTTCCGCATTCGGCGTATTTTTAATCCGACAGTTTTATATCAGCATTCCTGACGAATTGTGTGAGGCAGCCAGGATTGATGGATTAAACGAGTACGGTATATTTGCAAAAATCGTATTCCCACTTGGCAAGCCGGCAATGGCAACCCTGACTATCTTTACCTTTACGAATGTATGGAATGATTTCATGGGACCATTGATCTATTTAAAGACAAAAGAATTAAAGACCATTCAGCTTGGTATCCGGATGTTTATATCCCAGTTCGGAGCGGATTATGCATGGATCATGGCAGCCTCTGTATGCTCTTTGATCCCGGTCATCATTGTATTCTTAAGCTGCCAGAAGTTCTTTGTTGAGGGCGTTGCAGCCAGCGGAATCAAGGGCTAA
- a CDS encoding carbohydrate ABC transporter permease, with protein sequence MKSHQMKAIRSNLIGYSFILPNLIGYAIFVFIPVIFSFVLSVMKWDGSRTPMEFVGLSNFVQIFNDRIFVQSFIHTIQYALLTVLPTLVLALLLAVLLNHKLKGIAVFRTALYFPYIASIVAVGAVWNMLFQPDFGPINEFLRFIGISKPPRWVVDVKWAMVAISIVSVWKYMGYYMIVYLAALQGISGSLYEAAGIDGANGFQKLRYITIPMLTPTTFFVLIMLTIQCFKVFDLVYVMTGGGPGNATKTLVNYIYEKAFTSWEFGPASAGALVLFSVVLVVTLIQFAGEKKWSKDMM encoded by the coding sequence ATGAAGTCTCATCAAATGAAGGCAATCCGAAGTAACCTGATTGGTTATTCCTTTATTCTACCCAATTTAATCGGATATGCAATTTTCGTATTCATTCCCGTTATCTTTTCTTTTGTTTTAAGTGTTATGAAATGGGATGGGTCCCGTACCCCCATGGAATTCGTGGGATTAAGCAATTTCGTTCAGATTTTTAATGATAGGATTTTTGTTCAATCCTTTATTCACACGATTCAATACGCACTGCTTACTGTATTACCAACCTTAGTGCTGGCACTTTTACTGGCAGTTCTGTTGAACCATAAGTTAAAGGGAATCGCAGTTTTCCGTACAGCATTATATTTCCCTTATATTGCTTCCATCGTAGCAGTCGGTGCGGTGTGGAATATGCTGTTCCAGCCGGATTTTGGACCAATCAATGAATTTTTAAGATTCATCGGCATTTCCAAGCCCCCCAGATGGGTTGTGGATGTGAAATGGGCCATGGTGGCTATTTCTATCGTAAGCGTATGGAAATACATGGGATACTATATGATCGTATATCTGGCAGCCCTTCAGGGAATCTCAGGTTCTCTTTATGAAGCGGCAGGAATTGACGGAGCCAACGGCTTCCAGAAGCTTCGTTATATTACCATTCCCATGCTGACTCCAACCACATTCTTCGTGCTGATCATGCTGACGATCCAATGCTTTAAGGTATTTGACCTCGTATATGTAATGACAGGTGGAGGTCCTGGTAATGCCACTAAGACTCTGGTCAATTATATATATGAAAAGGCGTTTACCAGCTGGGAGTTTGGACCGGCAAGCGCTGGCGCACTTGTTCTGTTTTCAGTAGTCCTTGTTGTCACCTTGATTCAGTTTGCTGGTGAAAAGAAGTGGTCTAAAGATATGATGTAA
- a CDS encoding sulfatase: protein MRVLMVMFDSLNRNMLESYGGRFAKTPNFNRLAEHSVTFDNCYAGSLPCMPARRELHTGRYNFLHRSWGPLEPFDDSMPELLNHNGVHTHIATDHYHYFEDGGATYHTRYRTWEGFRGQEGDAWKGVVGENRSPKEYKNRCDGIADSWEHNWVPQDFINRSYLDTEEKLPQSKTFEAGKEFIRTNHNTDQWFLQIETFDPHEPFFTHDKFKKLFPHTYNGAVYDWPDYRKLNECDTPEEILHLRSEYGALLSMCDEKLGEILDLMDEYHMWKDTMLIVNTDHGFLLSEHGQWAKCHCPFYNEVARIPLFLWDPVTGIRGKRVKSLVQTIDLPATILKQFGVGLPKDMEGIPLQSVLQEDKAIREAALFGIYGGQINCTDGRYVYMRSPVNYETKIYQYTLMPTRHGGRRAFIKEEELKQMTLSEGFSFTKELPVMQIPYGREAGQNIYPTMLFDLEKDPNQESPIEDEAAEKRMIHLMRKRMKENQCPLEMLERYGF, encoded by the coding sequence ATGAGAGTATTGATGGTCATGTTTGATTCATTAAATAGAAATATGCTGGAGTCCTATGGAGGAAGATTTGCAAAGACTCCTAATTTTAACAGACTGGCAGAACATTCGGTAACTTTTGACAATTGTTATGCCGGCAGCCTTCCCTGTATGCCTGCGCGGCGGGAACTGCACACTGGGAGATATAATTTTCTCCATCGAAGCTGGGGACCTTTAGAGCCTTTTGATGATTCCATGCCTGAGCTGTTAAATCACAATGGCGTTCATACCCATATTGCTACAGATCATTACCATTATTTTGAAGATGGCGGGGCAACCTATCATACCAGATACAGAACATGGGAAGGATTCCGTGGACAGGAGGGAGATGCATGGAAAGGTGTTGTAGGAGAGAACAGATCTCCAAAGGAATATAAAAACCGGTGTGATGGAATTGCTGACAGCTGGGAGCACAACTGGGTTCCCCAGGATTTTATTAACAGATCCTATTTAGATACAGAAGAGAAGCTGCCCCAGAGCAAAACGTTTGAAGCCGGTAAAGAATTTATCAGGACCAACCACAATACAGACCAGTGGTTTTTGCAGATAGAAACCTTTGATCCCCATGAGCCGTTTTTTACTCATGATAAGTTTAAAAAGTTGTTTCCCCATACTTACAATGGCGCTGTTTATGACTGGCCGGATTACAGAAAACTGAATGAGTGTGATACACCAGAGGAAATTCTTCATTTGAGGTCAGAATATGGAGCCCTGTTGTCGATGTGTGATGAAAAGCTGGGTGAGATCCTGGATCTGATGGATGAGTATCATATGTGGAAAGATACTATGCTCATTGTTAATACTGATCATGGGTTTCTTCTGTCTGAACATGGGCAATGGGCCAAATGCCACTGTCCGTTTTATAATGAAGTGGCCAGGATTCCTTTGTTCCTATGGGACCCGGTAACCGGAATAAGAGGAAAGAGGGTAAAAAGTCTGGTGCAGACCATTGATCTGCCTGCAACCATATTGAAACAATTTGGGGTGGGACTTCCAAAAGATATGGAGGGAATTCCCCTTCAGTCTGTGCTTCAGGAAGATAAAGCTATACGGGAAGCTGCTCTTTTCGGTATCTATGGAGGCCAGATAAACTGTACAGACGGACGCTATGTTTATATGAGAAGTCCTGTAAATTATGAAACGAAGATTTATCAGTATACTCTGATGCCGACTCGCCATGGAGGACGCAGGGCTTTTATAAAAGAGGAAGAGTTAAAGCAGATGACTTTGTCAGAGGGATTTTCATTTACAAAGGAACTGCCTGTCATGCAGATTCCCTATGGCAGAGAAGCCGGGCAAAATATATATCCTACGATGTTATTTGATTTAGAAAAAGATCCGAATCAGGAGTCGCCCATTGAGGATGAAGCAGCAGAAAAAAGAATGATCCATTTAATGAGAAAACGTATGAAAGAAAACCAGTGTCCTTTGGAGATGCTGGAACGATACGGATTCTAA
- a CDS encoding sensor histidine kinase: MNILKKNCRKPIVKTKKEWNKMKKGFRTLKAQLRLGYGLTFALISLLFVMFLFLGIKSLMLDQIGQSRLDVLKQISERSNTIKSNTITISNLYRYDEHMRSYLSEEKDQFLESRQEAINYLDGLKETYDQVFHDIGLNYDVVILGNNGFQYSSRGKGDYDFQGLESQLWYRQSYDSEDDMVFISSFQEKFDSTGIENPYVFGAFRQVMDQEGNILGTILVNIDEKYLEGLYSSVEENSNFYIFDKKGNIVSSRDKNLLGKNFIGVKNFRQFYGVNQYNMIRKLGQDYLLSNYYDPETGWTIVEEMPCSVIFKPLHQAIAILLLLLSFCIFAGAGAAYYLSGRISKPIQKLCSLMDQVRQGDFDVISDIKGYEEVNQLKDSFNEMAKEIKILMESVKQKEIKKRKSELDFLRAQINPHFLYNTLFSIQCMIELGNNKQAVLMMSAFIDLLKRTLSVDTDFILLEEEFENTKKYLVLQQIRYGDKVHFECEIEEKTKGCLVPSLIIQPIVENAIFHGLNAKEEPGLIVVESAIYSDCLLITISDDGVGQSEEELMQLRNQLEDREYHTGGSIGILNVLNRIRINFGDSYGLLVESESGIGTTVTLKLPVIRKEHFNEEDLA, encoded by the coding sequence ATGAATATATTAAAGAAAAACTGCAGAAAACCCATTGTAAAGACGAAAAAGGAATGGAATAAAATGAAAAAGGGATTTAGAACCCTTAAGGCGCAGCTGCGCCTGGGATATGGGCTTACGTTTGCCTTGATCTCCCTTCTTTTTGTTATGTTTTTATTCTTAGGGATCAAAAGCCTTATGCTGGATCAGATCGGACAGAGCAGACTGGATGTATTAAAACAGATCTCAGAACGATCCAATACCATAAAAAGCAATACGATTACTATATCCAATCTTTACCGCTATGATGAGCATATGAGAAGCTATCTGTCTGAAGAAAAGGATCAGTTCCTGGAAAGCAGGCAGGAGGCCATCAATTATCTTGATGGGTTAAAGGAGACCTATGACCAGGTTTTTCATGATATAGGTCTGAATTATGATGTGGTCATTTTGGGCAATAATGGTTTTCAGTACTCCTCAAGGGGAAAAGGGGATTATGACTTTCAAGGATTAGAAAGCCAGTTATGGTACAGGCAAAGCTATGATTCTGAGGATGATATGGTGTTTATCAGCAGTTTCCAGGAGAAGTTTGACAGCACAGGCATAGAAAATCCTTATGTATTCGGTGCATTTCGTCAGGTCATGGATCAGGAGGGCAATATACTTGGTACGATTCTGGTTAATATCGATGAAAAGTATCTGGAGGGTTTATATAGTTCTGTAGAGGAAAACAGCAATTTTTATATTTTTGATAAAAAAGGAAATATTGTATCCAGCAGAGATAAAAATTTGCTTGGTAAAAATTTCATTGGGGTTAAAAACTTCAGACAGTTTTATGGGGTAAATCAGTACAATATGATCAGGAAACTGGGGCAGGATTATCTGCTGTCCAATTACTATGATCCTGAGACAGGCTGGACAATTGTAGAAGAGATGCCTTGTTCTGTGATTTTTAAGCCTCTCCATCAGGCAATTGCCATTCTGCTCCTGCTTTTAAGCTTCTGTATTTTTGCCGGAGCAGGAGCTGCTTATTACTTATCTGGCAGAATATCAAAGCCGATCCAGAAGCTGTGCAGTCTGATGGATCAAGTACGGCAGGGTGATTTTGATGTGATCAGTGACATTAAAGGCTATGAAGAAGTCAATCAATTGAAAGACAGCTTTAATGAGATGGCTAAAGAGATTAAAATACTGATGGAAAGTGTAAAGCAAAAAGAAATAAAAAAGCGGAAATCAGAGCTGGATTTTCTCAGGGCCCAGATCAATCCCCATTTTCTTTATAATACTCTGTTTTCTATTCAGTGCATGATTGAACTGGGGAATAACAAACAGGCGGTTTTAATGATGTCAGCATTTATAGACCTGCTAAAGAGGACCTTGTCAGTAGATACGGATTTCATTTTGTTGGAAGAAGAGTTTGAGAATACGAAAAAATACCTGGTACTTCAGCAGATCCGCTATGGCGATAAAGTGCATTTTGAATGTGAAATAGAAGAAAAGACAAAGGGGTGCCTTGTACCTTCTCTTATTATTCAGCCAATTGTGGAAAATGCTATATTTCATGGACTTAATGCAAAGGAGGAGCCGGGGCTGATTGTGGTCGAATCAGCCATATACAGTGATTGCCTTCTGATTACTATTTCCGACGATGGAGTCGGTCAAAGTGAAGAGGAACTTATGCAGCTGAGAAATCAGCTGGAGGACAGAGAGTATCATACCGGAGGCTCCATTGGCATCTTAAATGTGTTAAATCGAATCAGAATCAATTTTGGAGATTCTTATGGGCTTCTTGTAGAAAGCGAATCAGGAATCGGGACAACGGTCACTTTAAAGCTTCCGGTTATAAGGAAAGAGCATTTCAATGAAGAGGATTTAGCATGA
- a CDS encoding sulfatase family protein: MKTNLLYVFADQWRAHAMGFMNMDQVVTPNIDSFAQESMRFTNAYSTYPLCSPHRASLMTGKYPFRVGMWTNCKIGLEEKVMLRPQELCIGDVLKTEGYHTGYIGKWHLDASELNFSLSPKSGAKDWDAYTPPGERRHGFDYWLSYGAWDDHLDPHYWQDDEKQIKPGKWSAEFETDKAIEYMEARKEEEQPFALYLSYNPPHLPYELVPDRYYEKFNDLEVHYRENVPEEMREKGGLLETQTRQYYAAVHGIDEQFGRILQYLKDHSMEENTIVILSADHGEMLGSHGLMSKNVWYEESIHIPLMIRQKGRIKTADNDGIFASPDHMPTILDLLELSIPETCEGYSHVKGMFGEDENEPQDMLICSYPGGADAVKAFSDKGLTHKAYGWRGIKDKRYTYVIFNGYAPGEEQKEYLYDNIEDPYQINPELLEPECQRAEILAYREKLKNYLCKTEDPFLWDR; the protein is encoded by the coding sequence ATGAAAACGAATCTGCTGTATGTTTTTGCCGACCAGTGGCGGGCTCACGCCATGGGATTTATGAACATGGATCAGGTGGTGACTCCTAATATTGACTCCTTTGCACAGGAGAGCATGAGGTTTACCAATGCTTACAGTACGTACCCCTTATGTTCTCCTCACAGAGCTTCCCTGATGACAGGGAAATACCCATTCCGTGTGGGGATGTGGACCAATTGCAAGATAGGACTGGAAGAAAAGGTCATGCTACGGCCTCAGGAGCTCTGCATCGGAGATGTACTGAAAACCGAGGGTTATCACACAGGATATATCGGCAAATGGCATCTGGATGCTTCAGAGCTTAACTTTTCATTAAGTCCTAAATCGGGCGCAAAAGACTGGGATGCCTATACGCCGCCAGGGGAGAGAAGACATGGATTTGACTACTGGCTGTCTTATGGAGCCTGGGATGACCATTTGGATCCTCATTACTGGCAGGATGATGAAAAGCAAATAAAACCCGGAAAGTGGTCTGCGGAATTTGAGACAGATAAGGCCATCGAGTATATGGAAGCCAGGAAAGAAGAGGAGCAGCCTTTTGCGCTGTACTTATCCTATAATCCACCCCATCTTCCCTATGAACTGGTACCGGACCGGTATTATGAGAAATTTAATGATTTAGAAGTTCACTACAGGGAAAACGTACCGGAAGAGATGCGGGAAAAAGGCGGACTTCTGGAAACCCAGACCAGGCAATATTATGCTGCAGTCCATGGAATCGATGAACAGTTTGGTAGAATCCTTCAATATTTAAAGGATCATAGTATGGAGGAAAATACCATTGTCATCTTATCTGCTGACCATGGGGAAATGCTTGGTTCCCATGGACTGATGAGCAAAAATGTCTGGTATGAGGAGTCCATCCATATTCCTCTTATGATCCGTCAGAAGGGAAGAATTAAGACCGCAGACAATGACGGAATCTTTGCAAGTCCGGACCATATGCCGACCATTTTGGATCTTCTGGAGCTGTCCATACCTGAAACGTGCGAGGGTTACAGTCATGTGAAAGGTATGTTCGGAGAAGATGAGAACGAACCGCAGGATATGTTGATCTGTTCCTATCCGGGTGGTGCGGATGCGGTAAAGGCGTTTTCCGACAAGGGGCTTACCCATAAGGCTTATGGCTGGAGAGGCATCAAGGACAAACGTTATACCTATGTCATTTTTAACGGCTATGCTCCTGGAGAGGAACAAAAGGAATACCTTTATGATAATATAGAAGATCCTTACCAGATAAATCCGGAACTGTTGGAGCCGGAGTGCCAGAGAGCAGAAATTTTGGCATACCGGGAAAAACTTAAAAATTACCTGTGTAAGACAGAAGATCCGTTTTTGTGGGACAGGTAA